A window of the Desulfobacula toluolica Tol2 genome harbors these coding sequences:
- the tnpC gene encoding IS66 family transposase, producing MEHIRLTQEEIDALLKRVEANALDKGDYEIIKSMTEAIMTLAQALDNKAASIKRLLTMLFGPKTEKKDNVLKKNEPEKTDENSKETEPKKKDKKPPKTKPEKKKKGHGKIPASKYTEADQKFISHEKFKPKDSCPLCFTGKLYPMKKSGIAIYLKGQPPINATIYNLEKLRCNLCGKVFTAAAPEGITGKHYDETAKAMMAVLKYGYGFPWYRLEKLQESLGIPLPASTQWEKIESQADLIYPAFEELKRQAAQGEVLHNDDTTMKILDLIQENKTRDKDERTGIFTSGIISLLEEGKRIAIFYTGRNHAGENIASLYEMRDGEKDPPIQMCDSLSRNMSSEFKIILCHCITHARRGFIDVISSFPDECRHVIETLAEVYHVDAQAKEQNMTADQRLAFHQVHSGSLMNTLRSWLDTQIKDKLVEPNSGLGNAITYMIKHWHELTQFLRVPGAPLDNNICEQCLKRSILHRKNSMFYKTEHGAYIGDMFMSIIHTCNLMKVNALNYLISLQKHSAQVFKNPSSWMPWNYETAMGIEP from the coding sequence ATGGAGCATATCCGGTTGACCCAGGAAGAGATTGACGCCCTTTTGAAAAGGGTGGAAGCCAATGCACTTGATAAAGGTGATTATGAGATCATCAAATCAATGACGGAAGCCATCATGACACTGGCCCAGGCCCTGGACAATAAAGCAGCGTCCATAAAACGCCTTCTTACCATGTTGTTTGGCCCAAAAACTGAAAAAAAGGATAATGTTTTAAAAAAGAACGAGCCCGAAAAAACGGATGAAAACTCAAAAGAAACAGAGCCGAAAAAAAAGGATAAAAAACCACCCAAAACCAAACCTGAAAAAAAGAAAAAAGGACATGGAAAGATACCTGCTTCCAAATATACTGAAGCCGATCAAAAGTTCATATCCCATGAAAAGTTTAAACCCAAGGATTCCTGTCCTCTATGCTTCACCGGCAAGCTCTACCCGATGAAAAAATCGGGCATTGCCATCTACCTGAAGGGCCAACCCCCCATCAATGCAACGATTTATAACCTTGAAAAACTGCGTTGTAACCTGTGCGGGAAGGTGTTCACGGCAGCGGCTCCGGAAGGCATTACCGGAAAACATTATGATGAAACGGCCAAGGCCATGATGGCAGTTTTAAAATATGGCTACGGTTTTCCCTGGTATCGCCTGGAAAAACTCCAGGAAAGTCTGGGCATACCCCTGCCGGCATCCACCCAGTGGGAAAAAATAGAATCCCAGGCAGATCTGATTTACCCGGCATTTGAGGAATTAAAACGCCAGGCAGCCCAGGGTGAGGTCCTTCACAATGATGATACCACCATGAAAATTCTGGATCTGATCCAGGAAAACAAAACACGGGATAAGGATGAGCGTACCGGCATCTTTACATCGGGTATCATTTCCCTGCTTGAAGAAGGGAAAAGGATTGCCATCTTCTACACCGGTCGTAATCATGCAGGAGAAAACATCGCTTCCCTTTATGAAATGCGGGATGGAGAAAAAGACCCTCCGATTCAAATGTGTGATTCTCTTTCAAGAAACATGTCCAGTGAATTTAAAATTATCCTGTGCCATTGCATTACCCACGCCCGCAGAGGTTTTATCGACGTAATCTCCAGCTTCCCGGACGAATGCCGCCATGTCATTGAGACGTTGGCAGAAGTTTATCATGTGGATGCTCAAGCTAAAGAACAAAACATGACAGCAGATCAGCGGCTGGCATTTCACCAGGTCCATAGTGGTTCACTGATGAACACTTTACGTTCCTGGCTCGACACCCAGATCAAAGACAAGTTGGTGGAACCCAATTCCGGGCTTGGGAATGCGATCACCTATATGATCAAGCACTGGCATGAGCTGACTCAATTTCTGAGAGTTCCCGGAGCCCCACTTGATAATAATATTTGCGAACAATGCTTGAAACGCTCTATCCTCCATAGAAAAAACTCAATGTTCTATAAGACAGAACATGGGGCCTATATCGGGGATATGTTCATGAGCATAATTCACACCTGCAACCTGATGAAAGTCAATGCGTTGAATTATCTCATATCGCTGCAAAAACACTCTGCCCAGGTGTTTAAAAACCCCTCATCCTGGATGCCTTGGAATTATGAGACAGCCATGGGCATAGAGCCGTAG
- a CDS encoding DUF4338 domain-containing protein: protein MENNIILTYRGKSVTKEDIAFINDLVANHPNVSRYALSKELCKAWNWVQANGNLRDMVARGFMLKLHREGHITLPPPRCKIKNPFVNRTPPPEIEMDQTLVKTNLSRIKPLEIRQVKKTDQEKIFNSLIQHHHYLGYCHPVGEQLKYMVYAQNRPIACFSWSSAPRHIGARDKYIGWNKEDRVKGLQYIAYNSRFLILPWIRVPHLASHLLGLMAKNISRDWEKIYNHPLYFLETFVDTERFLGTCYKAGNWIYLGDTTGRGKNEKKHVKTRSIKAIWGYPLTRDFRSRMIGA, encoded by the coding sequence ATGGAGAATAACATCATACTCACATACCGTGGCAAGAGCGTAACAAAAGAAGATATTGCTTTTATAAATGACCTGGTGGCAAATCATCCCAATGTCAGCCGCTACGCCCTGTCAAAGGAGTTGTGCAAGGCATGGAACTGGGTTCAGGCCAATGGCAATCTCAGAGACATGGTGGCCAGGGGGTTTATGCTTAAGCTCCACAGGGAAGGGCATATCACCCTTCCGCCCCCAAGGTGCAAAATCAAGAACCCGTTTGTAAACAGAACCCCGCCCCCAGAGATAGAGATGGATCAGACCCTGGTTAAGACCAATCTGTCCAGAATAAAGCCCCTGGAGATACGGCAGGTTAAAAAAACAGACCAAGAAAAAATTTTCAACAGCCTGATCCAGCACCACCATTACCTGGGATATTGTCATCCCGTGGGTGAACAGCTCAAATATATGGTGTATGCCCAAAACAGGCCCATCGCTTGTTTTTCATGGTCGTCGGCACCCCGTCATATCGGTGCCAGGGACAAATATATCGGCTGGAACAAGGAGGATCGGGTAAAAGGCCTTCAATATATAGCGTACAACAGCCGATTTCTTATTCTGCCCTGGATCAGGGTTCCCCACCTGGCCTCTCATCTTCTGGGGCTTATGGCAAAAAATATTTCCAGGGACTGGGAGAAGATTTATAATCATCCACTCTATTTCCTTGAAACCTTTGTGGACACGGAACGGTTTTTGGGTACCTGTTATAAGGCCGGCAACTGGATCTATCTTGGCGATACAACCGGGCGGGGAAAGAATGAAAAAAAACATGTAAAAACCCGATCCATCAAGGCGATCTGGGGGTATCCCCTGACCCGGGATTTTCGAAGCAGGATGATTGGCGCATAG
- the tnpB gene encoding IS66 family insertion sequence element accessory protein TnpB (TnpB, as the term is used for proteins encoded by IS66 family insertion elements, is considered an accessory protein, since TnpC, encoded by a neighboring gene, is a DDE family transposase.): MIQITPHMKILLSVEPVDFRKGIDGMAALCRKVLKSDPFSGCLFVFLNRRRTAIKILSYDGQGFWLCQKRLSKGRFNWWPTKGQGVDKPLDAHELQMLIWNGDPFHTQAAPMWRKIPA, encoded by the coding sequence ATGATTCAGATCACTCCCCACATGAAGATTCTTTTATCTGTAGAGCCTGTTGATTTTCGGAAAGGCATAGATGGAATGGCTGCATTGTGCCGAAAGGTTCTAAAATCAGATCCTTTTTCAGGCTGTCTGTTCGTCTTTCTCAACCGCCGCAGGACTGCCATAAAAATATTAAGCTACGATGGCCAGGGGTTTTGGCTCTGCCAGAAACGATTGTCCAAAGGCAGATTTAACTGGTGGCCAACAAAGGGCCAAGGCGTTGACAAACCCCTGGATGCCCATGAACTGCAAATGTTGATCTGGAACGGTGACCCTTTTCATACCCAGGCAGCACCCATGTGGAGAAAAATTCCGGCATAA
- a CDS encoding filamentous hemagglutinin N-terminal domain-containing protein, with product MKNNRSLHSLVLLVMALFIHGSLASLGHAEITLDGTLGPSGPLSGPDFMIPVEVGRQVGGNLFHSFGVFNVNTGESATFSGPNSVENVLGRVTGGSSSTIDGLLRSEIPGANLYLINPAGIMFGPNAQLDVQGSFHASTADFIRLGENGRFDAVEPDNSLLTVAPPSAFGFLSENPASISVQGSSLNIPQEETLSIVGGDIQIMGGILSALDGRINLASVASTGEINIENIHLNAFERLGDIEITESSSLFTTGLQGGNIYVSDQLTAPFR from the coding sequence ATGAAAAATAATCGATCCTTACATAGCCTTGTTCTTTTGGTCATGGCCTTATTCATTCACGGCTCTTTGGCCTCCTTGGGCCATGCGGAAATCACCCTGGATGGGACCTTGGGGCCCAGTGGCCCGCTCTCCGGTCCAGACTTTATGATCCCGGTCGAGGTAGGCCGGCAAGTGGGCGGTAATCTATTCCACAGCTTCGGTGTCTTTAACGTTAATACAGGAGAAAGCGCGACCTTTAGCGGACCCAATTCCGTCGAGAATGTCCTCGGGAGAGTTACAGGGGGATCAAGTTCCACCATTGATGGCCTGTTGCGATCCGAGATTCCGGGCGCGAATTTATATCTCATTAATCCGGCCGGAATTATGTTTGGGCCGAATGCGCAATTGGACGTGCAGGGCTCTTTTCACGCCAGCACAGCGGATTTCATTCGTTTGGGAGAAAATGGGCGCTTTGACGCTGTTGAGCCGGATAACAGCCTGCTGACAGTGGCACCACCTTCGGCATTTGGGTTTTTGAGTGAAAATCCGGCATCCATTTCTGTGCAAGGGAGTTCGCTTAATATTCCACAAGAAGAAACTCTTTCCATCGTGGGAGGTGACATTCAAATTATGGGCGGGATTCTCTCGGCGCTGGACGGAAGGATTAATCTTGCCAGCGTTGCTTCCACCGGAGAAATCAATATTGAAAATATCCATCTTAATGCCTTTGAACGATTAGGAGATATTGAGATTACCGAGTCTTCGTCCCTCTTTACCACTGGTTTACAAGGAGGCAATATATACGTAAGCGATCAGTTAACCGCACCTTTTCGATAA
- the tnpC gene encoding IS66 family transposase: MNIEVFADINDVEKLKEKIFSFAKDFSNKEQNYKAEIKILNEQIKSLQDRLFGKKTEKIHWDDDQISLFEIPEPECSVSEEPEEITVPSHNRKKKGRKPLPENLPQVEVIHDLTEEEKLCGCGCIKSRCGQEISEQLEIIPAQMKVIKNIRYKYVCKNCEGVEDDGPTISIARMPEQMIPKSMATPGLLAHILTAKFADALPFYRQEKQFNRIGVELPRSTMCSWAMKVAQQCEILMEFMQAQILKSPVINIDETTVQVLKVTNRSKCYMWVFKGGTPDKPIILFQYHPTRSGDVASDFLNGYQGIVQTDGYGGYDFLDKASGIIHVGCWIHSRRKFVSVTKAAGIKKGDPPTGNAGTALKYISKLYKIEKEARELELSAEDLYKKRQEEAVPILDEFKKWLDAKVEKIPPKSLLGKAIGYTLNQWHRLIQYTKDGRVGPDNNVVENAIRPFVVGRKNWLFNCTPEGASASACIYSLIETAKANGLEPYWYLKYLFENLPEAMTADEFIALMPQNVDKTLLEGPPAK; the protein is encoded by the coding sequence ATGAATATCGAGGTTTTTGCAGACATAAATGATGTTGAAAAATTAAAAGAGAAAATCTTTTCTTTTGCCAAAGATTTTTCCAACAAAGAGCAGAATTATAAAGCGGAAATCAAAATTCTCAATGAGCAGATCAAAAGCCTTCAGGATAGACTTTTTGGTAAAAAAACAGAAAAAATTCATTGGGATGACGACCAGATTTCTCTTTTTGAGATTCCCGAGCCTGAATGTTCAGTATCGGAAGAACCCGAGGAAATAACGGTTCCGTCCCACAACCGGAAAAAAAAGGGGCGTAAGCCGCTGCCTGAAAACCTGCCGCAGGTTGAAGTTATCCATGACCTTACAGAAGAAGAAAAACTGTGCGGATGCGGGTGCATCAAATCCCGTTGTGGTCAGGAAATATCGGAACAACTTGAGATTATCCCTGCACAAATGAAGGTCATTAAAAATATCCGCTATAAATACGTCTGTAAAAATTGTGAGGGGGTTGAAGATGACGGTCCCACAATATCCATTGCCAGAATGCCAGAGCAGATGATTCCCAAAAGCATGGCAACACCGGGGCTGCTTGCTCATATTCTGACAGCCAAATTTGCAGATGCCCTGCCGTTTTACCGGCAGGAAAAACAATTCAACAGGATAGGCGTTGAACTTCCTCGGTCAACCATGTGCAGCTGGGCAATGAAGGTGGCCCAACAGTGTGAAATTCTAATGGAATTTATGCAGGCCCAAATTCTCAAGAGTCCTGTGATTAATATTGATGAGACCACGGTTCAAGTGTTGAAAGTGACGAATCGGTCAAAATGCTATATGTGGGTGTTCAAGGGAGGGACACCGGATAAGCCGATTATCCTGTTCCAGTATCACCCCACACGATCCGGAGATGTTGCATCAGACTTTTTGAATGGATACCAGGGTATTGTTCAGACCGACGGCTATGGAGGATATGACTTCCTTGACAAGGCTTCCGGCATTATTCATGTTGGTTGCTGGATTCATTCTCGAAGAAAATTCGTGTCGGTGACCAAAGCCGCCGGTATCAAAAAAGGTGATCCTCCCACCGGTAATGCTGGCACTGCTTTGAAGTATATCAGCAAGCTCTACAAGATTGAAAAAGAAGCACGAGAGCTGGAGTTGTCTGCTGAAGACCTTTACAAAAAAAGGCAGGAAGAAGCAGTGCCCATCCTCGATGAATTTAAAAAATGGTTGGATGCAAAAGTTGAGAAAATTCCGCCTAAAAGTCTTCTTGGCAAAGCAATCGGCTATACCCTTAACCAATGGCATCGTCTGATCCAGTATACCAAAGACGGTCGGGTCGGACCTGATAATAATGTGGTTGAAAATGCCATCAGACCCTTTGTTGTGGGTCGAAAAAACTGGTTGTTCAATTGCACCCCTGAAGGTGCAAGCGCTAGCGCCTGCATCTACAGCCTGATCGAAACCGCCAAGGCAAACGGTCTTGAACCTTACTGGTATCTTAAATACCTGTTTGAAAATTTACCTGAAGCCATGACGGCTGATGAATTTATTGCCTTGATGCCCCAGAATGTTGATAAAACCCTGCTTGAAGGTCCTCCGGCTAAATAA
- the tnpB gene encoding IS66 family insertion sequence element accessory protein TnpB (TnpB, as the term is used for proteins encoded by IS66 family insertion elements, is considered an accessory protein, since TnpC, encoded by a neighboring gene, is a DDE family transposase.) — MMFSPKQNLKIHIALGNTDMRKSIDGLSILVSEKFNLDPFSGHLFVFCNRKQTILKILYWDRNGFCLWHKRLEKDRFQWPRSKDAVMTIGAHELAWLIDGLSIHQKKAHKPLRFYSVF, encoded by the coding sequence ATGATGTTTTCTCCTAAGCAGAATTTAAAAATCCATATTGCCCTTGGAAACACGGATATGCGTAAATCCATTGACGGACTGTCCATTCTGGTCAGTGAAAAATTCAATCTGGACCCTTTTTCAGGGCACCTGTTTGTCTTCTGCAACCGGAAGCAGACCATATTGAAAATCCTGTATTGGGATCGCAATGGATTTTGCCTTTGGCACAAGCGATTGGAAAAGGATCGTTTCCAATGGCCCCGGTCAAAAGATGCGGTAATGACCATAGGGGCTCATGAACTTGCCTGGCTGATCGACGGCCTTTCAATTCATCAGAAAAAAGCTCATAAACCATTAAGATTTTATAGTGTTTTTTGA
- the tnpA gene encoding IS66 family insertion sequence element accessory protein TnpA: protein MSDRSKEANRKRSQFWKHHIEEWSKSGLSQNAYCRENGLKPNQLTYWKNKFKRQNLPAEFAQVSPVQIAELLNSRKERLLLNIDSGYQIEIPDGFSQITLAQVLQVLRIE from the coding sequence ATGTCGGACAGGTCCAAAGAAGCCAACCGGAAGCGTTCCCAATTCTGGAAACACCATATAGAAGAATGGTCCAAATCAGGATTATCCCAGAATGCTTATTGTCGAGAAAATGGTTTAAAACCCAACCAGCTCACCTATTGGAAAAATAAATTCAAGCGCCAAAATCTCCCGGCAGAGTTTGCCCAGGTGTCGCCGGTGCAAATTGCTGAGCTGCTCAATTCCCGTAAAGAAAGACTTTTGCTGAATATCGACTCAGGATATCAGATTGAAATACCGGACGGTTTTTCCCAGATAACATTGGCGCAGGTACTCCAGGTATTAAGGATAGAATGA
- a CDS encoding S-layer family protein has translation MDNSSVWSDTLGEGKNANIAIDIGSLSLTNGADIGSKSWGSGNGGTITITANDAITVSGKSHINLSSEGTGDGGSLFITVPNLSLDDSRIDAATDGEGKGGNIDINVGSLSLTKETYIGSKSWGAGNGGEITLTASEVITVSEHSLVTVSTWRGSSGNGGSLLITAPALSLDKSWIDGETLGEGKGGDITVDVGSLTLNNGADISSDAWDIGNGGTITIAASEAINVSGKSRINISSEGTGDGGSLFITVPNLSLNDSWIDGATDGEGKGGDITIDVGSLDITNGGDIFSDAWDIGNGGTITIAANEVITISGEESEISVFTYDRGDGGNILITTPDLDLDGCWIWGTTAGEGKGGNITIDVGSLNLTSGANIASNAFNVGNAGKITMSASDTITFSGNSSVSVSTVGSGDGGQILITTPALDLDKSSIKGATLAEGKGGSVQVRARKIKLINGSTISAESSSAGLNITKDPEAGKSGNIVILVDDTLQLDNSSSITVETAQANAGDIMVNAGFLVHLRDESAITTSVAGGEGDGGNIIIDAIFVVMDGESKVVANAKEGSGGNIHIGIDGDGAFLKSTDSVVDASSKFGVSGSVTIDAPDTDISGSISTLPVSFLDASSLLSERCVTRTAGELSTFIIVGHGGMPLSPDAPLPAYYLLDKPKDQQDNSSFNKQEEPLPKQTTSKEVFVPFDINCCQ, from the coding sequence TTGGACAATTCATCCGTATGGTCAGATACGCTTGGTGAAGGCAAAAACGCAAATATTGCGATCGATATCGGTTCTCTCAGCCTCACCAATGGGGCCGATATTGGCTCAAAATCCTGGGGTTCTGGAAACGGCGGAACAATTACGATTACCGCCAATGATGCGATCACCGTCTCTGGAAAAAGCCATATTAATCTTTCATCAGAGGGCACCGGGGACGGTGGGAGTCTCTTCATCACCGTACCGAATTTAAGCCTTGATGACAGCAGGATTGATGCCGCAACAGACGGTGAAGGCAAAGGGGGTAATATTGACATCAATGTCGGTTCTCTCAGTCTCACCAAAGAGACCTATATCGGCTCAAAATCCTGGGGTGCCGGAAATGGTGGGGAGATTACTCTTACCGCCAGTGAGGTGATCACCGTTTCTGAGCATAGCTTGGTTACCGTTTCGACATGGCGAGGGAGCAGCGGAAACGGCGGGAGCCTCTTAATCACTGCACCAGCTTTGAGCCTTGATAAGAGCTGGATTGATGGTGAAACATTAGGTGAAGGCAAAGGCGGAGATATTACCGTCGATGTCGGTTCCCTCACCCTCAACAATGGGGCCGATATTAGCTCAGACGCCTGGGATATTGGAAATGGAGGAACGATTACAATTGCCGCCAGTGAGGCGATCAACGTCTCTGGAAAAAGCCGTATTAATATTTCATCAGAGGGCACCGGGGACGGTGGGAGTCTCTTCATCACCGTACCGAATTTAAGCCTTAATGACAGTTGGATTGATGGCGCAACGGATGGTGAAGGCAAAGGCGGAGATATTACTATCGATGTCGGTTCTCTCGACATCACCAATGGAGGCGACATTTTCTCAGACGCATGGGATATTGGAAATGGGGGAACAATTACCATTGCCGCCAATGAGGTGATCACCATCTCTGGAGAAGAAAGTGAAATTTCTGTTTTTACATACGACAGGGGTGACGGCGGAAATATTTTAATCACCACACCGGATTTGGACCTCGATGGCTGCTGGATTTGGGGTACTACAGCCGGTGAAGGCAAAGGCGGAAATATTACCATTGATGTCGGTTCTCTCAACCTCACCAGCGGGGCCAACATAGCATCCAACGCCTTTAATGTCGGCAACGCCGGGAAGATTACCATGAGCGCAAGTGATACGATTACTTTCTCCGGGAATAGTTCGGTTTCCGTTTCGACAGTTGGCAGCGGGGACGGTGGGCAAATTTTAATCACCACACCAGCATTGGACCTTGATAAGAGTTCGATTAAAGGTGCAACATTGGCGGAAGGCAAAGGCGGTAGTGTTCAAGTTAGAGCAAGAAAAATCAAACTGATCAATGGAAGTACCATTTCGGCAGAGAGTTCTAGTGCCGGTTTAAATATAACCAAAGATCCAGAAGCAGGTAAGTCTGGAAATATTGTTATCTTGGTCGATGATACACTCCAACTTGATAATAGCAGCAGTATAACTGTGGAGACTGCCCAAGCAAACGCGGGGGATATTATGGTCAACGCAGGATTTTTAGTTCATTTGCGAGATGAGAGTGCGATTACCACCTCTGTTGCAGGTGGCGAAGGTGATGGTGGTAACATCATCATTGATGCCATATTCGTTGTAATGGATGGGGAAAGCAAAGTTGTTGCCAATGCCAAGGAAGGCAGTGGAGGTAACATCCATATCGGAATTGATGGTGATGGTGCCTTCCTCAAGTCCACGGACAGTGTTGTGGATGCCTCATCAAAGTTCGGTGTCAGTGGTTCGGTCACAATCGACGCGCCGGATACCGATATCAGCGGCAGCATTTCGACCTTACCGGTCTCATTCCTTGATGCATCCTCCTTATTGAGCGAGCGCTGTGTGACTCGAACAGCCGGAGAATTGAGCACTTTCATCATCGTTGGTCATGGCGGCATGCCCCTCTCCCCTGATGCCCCTTTGCCGGCGTACTATTTGCTTGATAAGCCAAAGGATCAACAAGACAATTCATCATTCAACAAACAAGAAGAACCTCTGCCTAAGCAAACAACCAGCAAAGAGGTATTTGTCCCATTTGACATCAACTGCTGTCAATAA
- a CDS encoding ShlB/FhaC/HecB family hemolysin secretion/activation protein → MNFGFWFNHFICIGLVLTINLNSPGVFAQMPIFPQTQRPSQERPPLPEYEKPGSPPLELPPVIPSPEAADRLSARPLVFVRKFEVTGNTVFSDEELATITKAYEGRVITSEELQEIRRKLTLYYVNEGYLNSGAVIPDQKVEKDIIHIQIIEGELTRIEVENNKWLSSNYIKKRLALGAEPVLNINQLRRHLKLLQQNPTIQQLHTELGPGIKPGEGILKVRVKEKPPIESGLIFANDCAPSVGAERARIYATHHSLTGYSDTLAVQYGLTEGMDEVSISYTRPINVYDTMLRLSYNRSDCSVIEEPFDDLDIESDLKTYSISLTHPFYRTPQRVFSMGLAFEQRHSGTSLLGRPFSFSPGVQDGESDVTVLRFSQEWLDRSFNNVIAVRSIFSIGIDAMGATCGEEPNGQYLAWLGQFQWAGRFSNRGDQILFRTDLQLTEDSLLPMEKIAVGGARTVRGYRENQMVRDNALVTSLEFRIPVFRLPIPRISRGPEEGIVQVAPFADFGWAWNTDLPTPAPDTISSVGIGVRWGPSPKIHTELYWGVALRDIDTPDTNLQDSGIHFLLSCSFSLP, encoded by the coding sequence ATGAATTTTGGATTTTGGTTCAATCACTTTATTTGTATTGGATTGGTATTGACGATAAACCTGAATTCTCCAGGAGTCTTTGCCCAAATGCCGATTTTCCCTCAGACGCAACGGCCAAGCCAGGAAAGACCACCTCTGCCTGAATATGAAAAACCTGGTTCGCCCCCCTTGGAGCTACCTCCGGTTATACCGTCCCCGGAGGCCGCAGACCGACTTTCGGCAAGGCCCTTGGTATTTGTACGCAAATTCGAAGTGACGGGCAATACGGTCTTTTCCGATGAGGAATTGGCAACAATCACCAAGGCGTATGAGGGACGGGTGATCACTTCCGAGGAATTACAGGAAATACGGCGCAAACTCACTCTTTATTATGTGAATGAGGGTTATCTCAATTCCGGAGCGGTTATTCCAGACCAAAAAGTAGAGAAAGATATCATTCATATACAAATCATTGAGGGCGAACTTACCAGGATAGAGGTGGAGAACAATAAATGGCTAAGTTCCAATTACATAAAAAAACGGCTGGCCCTGGGGGCAGAACCAGTACTCAACATCAATCAGTTACGCCGGCACCTGAAACTCCTGCAACAAAACCCGACAATTCAACAGTTACATACGGAACTCGGTCCCGGCATCAAACCTGGAGAAGGTATTTTAAAAGTACGGGTAAAAGAAAAACCTCCTATTGAGTCAGGCCTGATATTTGCCAATGATTGTGCTCCCAGCGTCGGTGCAGAACGAGCCCGAATTTACGCAACACATCACAGTCTGACAGGATATAGCGATACTCTGGCTGTTCAATATGGACTTACTGAAGGTATGGATGAGGTTTCCATCTCCTATACCAGACCGATCAATGTTTATGATACCATGTTGCGCCTGAGCTACAATAGAAGTGATTGCTCGGTGATTGAGGAGCCGTTCGATGATCTGGATATAGAGAGTGACCTAAAAACCTACAGCATCTCATTAACCCATCCCTTTTACAGAACTCCTCAACGAGTGTTTTCCATGGGATTGGCCTTTGAACAGCGCCATAGCGGCACCTCTCTTCTGGGAAGGCCTTTCTCTTTTTCTCCTGGTGTGCAGGATGGAGAAAGCGATGTAACGGTATTGCGCTTCTCCCAGGAGTGGTTGGACCGCAGCTTCAATAATGTGATTGCCGTACGTTCCATTTTCAGTATAGGTATCGATGCCATGGGTGCAACGTGTGGAGAAGAACCAAACGGACAATATTTGGCTTGGTTAGGACAATTTCAGTGGGCAGGCCGTTTCAGCAATCGGGGAGACCAAATCCTTTTCAGAACTGACCTGCAATTGACCGAGGATTCACTTTTGCCGATGGAAAAGATCGCTGTTGGAGGTGCCAGGACAGTGCGGGGATATCGTGAAAATCAGATGGTCAGGGACAATGCACTGGTGACATCTTTGGAGTTTCGGATCCCTGTATTTCGTTTGCCGATTCCCAGGATAAGCCGGGGACCCGAGGAGGGTATTGTACAAGTTGCCCCGTTCGCAGATTTCGGATGGGCATGGAACACTGATTTACCAACACCTGCCCCTGATACCATTTCCAGTGTAGGTATCGGTGTGAGATGGGGCCCCAGCCCCAAGATACACACCGAACTTTATTGGGGCGTTGCCTTACGAGATATCGATACCCCCGACACGAACTTGCAAGATTCAGGAATTCATTTTCTGCTGAGCTGCTCCTTTTCCCTTCCCTAA